The genomic stretch ATTTAATATCAATGATAAAACACTGACTATCTTCAAATTACTGACATAGTGTACATGACATAAAAACTGTAGTTCAtttgttaaaaagtaaagtagttttaaaataactaacaaaaataaaaaaataaaaacaaaagaaaaacgatgCCTGATAAAAAGTTCATCACTTTGGAATACTTGATTTCTCCTTTTAAATCATTTTGTTGAGAGAAGTGATTAAAACAGTGTCTCATCACAATTTCTCAAGCAGCTAGACATTCCCTCAAAATAAAACACTAAGCttattttcaattcttttttccGAGTTTGATGTTTGATGTAATGAAACACCATTTTTCATGTTGGATATGCCACTTGTCACTTTTACAAGCTCCAAGTTTTCAGCCACTATTTTTGCCAAACTATCCTTGTTACATTATAAAAACGTGAGACCTAATACCATTATACACCAATGTAACAGCTAAAATGTCAAAACCCTACAATCTCCTTTAATATTCAAAGCAATTAACATCAACATCACAGTGAGATTAGCCTACgtcgcagacactctaaaccttgTGTACCTCAACTGTACTAACGGGCTGGATGATGATACGTGGGCCGGTCTCTGAGACCAACACATGCACATTTCTGGCCATTTTatctttaacccattcgctcctggagattttgccgaaaaacgcgttttgaagctagtcgagtggttttctggtcactgtcgtgctataaagagctaaaaattaCCAcgaaccggtttacaggtcgtacacttcgcggccttctgatccagaagcaaaatatcagcttgcgaagttcgggcatgcacagaaagcaaaatttcgagagtTTTTGGGTtcaaaagtgacacagcagtcttgacttttacttttcgctttctctccttccCTCTTCGCGTTTCTTGCCTCATTGcctcccttttttttctcttgctgggcattttgtaggcttcattttggtgggaagagtttttagcaaagcttttaggatcttaggattaggtgaaaggaaaggtaggtgagcaatggaacaagattttcatggagattttcaggtcaatggcacatggttttttgcttctttctccgctATCCTTGACTTAATTGTGCttattctggtatggtttgaaagatctcttcactctgcacaagttagcgaacaaagttgtccttgaccgttaaaactgatgacgtcacaaagggtagaaaggacgtggatccgcacggggccccgcacgggcggttagaggcggttcaggggcgaatgggttaaatctTATGCATATAATACTTGAATCGGATAGCCTGCTTTTTTCCCCCAACGTAAGTAAAAACTCAACCACTGGGGTAAGAGTGTAAAGAGTCTTGATGCAAGCAGCaagaataattaaaatttttctttttcttgcgcTTTGCACTTGTTCTGTCatttattttcacttgacaCAAGCCAATTACGCTTGCATTTATGTGATGCATCCAAAATGTTTTATTAGCTTATCAAGGCATATATATATTTGACAGGTAGAGTTTGGATGAGATGTACAgttgatttcttttcctttcaatggGTTGtatcaattttgttatttattattcatgtaGAGTGTACACTGTAGAATCTTAAATTAGCTCCCACCATAGTCTTGAAAAAAGAGCATAGGTGTAGAATATACTGAAGTGGCTGGCTATCTTGCAATAATCATTTCAAAAGACGTTAATCTAACCTGTATTTCATAACAGTCATACCTGTTGTACCACTGTACATACAATTTATGATAACCTTTAATCTAACCAATGCATACACGTATTTTTTTGCTTACGATTATTACATCTAAAAAGACAATATTGCATTCAGTCACAGTGCATGAAGTAAAAGCAGACACAAAtacaaaattttgcacaactCAAAACTAGTAAAAGAATATTAAACCCACAATTATAAGAAGAAAGTTACCAATGACAGAGGCTGCAAAAGCACCTGAAGTGGGTGCTTCAGTTCGGACATATTCCACCACAGGTGGTTCTCTTGGTAACTTAATAAAATCAATCTCATAATGTCCATTAGCTGTATGTTTCTGCCAGTCTGGCTTTGTGGTCACGTCTGATGAATTATGATAAGACCACACTATCCACCGAAGTCCAGgctgtaaaaataacaaaaaattggcTTACCATACAACTTCACCTCACATACTTGTAATTTGCTTCAATATAAAATTGAATGTACCATAAAAACAGTGCCCGCAAAGAACCCAGTAGGGAGTAAGAATATCAATTTGAAAGTCATATATACTGGCATTAGTGCTGGAAATAAGATATTAAGGGCACTGAACTCAGTACAGAGCATAATATTTCTGGAAATGAAAGAgtataatttattaataatatCAAGAGTGATTATAAAACAGCAATTGTTGGTGTAGGGAATTGGGGCAAGATTTCATAATACAGGCTATACATGTAAATTAtcaaaaaataacaatcggattgaccaaaaaaaattcaatcatCTGTTGTAATCATAAAAATCTCTAAACAGGTATTCCATCTAATTCTCTACTGTGTAATCTTTTGAGCTTTTTGACCATGGAGCACTGTTAGTAACTTATTAATGAAAATCATttggtaaataaaacaaaacaaagttgtAACAAACCAAAAGAGAGAATGAAGCATCATAGGCCTCTGTGCCATGTTTTTGAAAGTTGCGGAAAATACCCGgttactgtatttattcgattaaccgccctggacgcttattaaatttttggaccttgagagtgggcgcttatatgaggctgggcgcttattaagtGTTCattattttcagcaagtgaagtatgtttattttgcaacaaaacaataatgctaacaacaaaacgcgaagaagtaacaaagcaaggcttctgtaaaatactctgaagaaaactccgtctttggggaagtctcttattagaatttattcactcaagtggatGGGGTGGGGGAGagtgcttatttgagtttgattgggaggaggtggggggtgggcgcttattcaaggctgggcgcttattaaatttttctgcctttaggatgggcgcttattcgaggtgggcgctaattcgaggttgggcgcttattcgaataaatacggtagtcaAAATGTTACAGCTTGCCCGGATGTCAAACACATGCCTGGCAGTTTTTTCAACTTGCcacatttttcacatttgtcaGACCCTGCCTcaagttaaattttacaatgaTCCACAGAACCATATTACATAACATGCAATCAATTCTagtatgataatttttttaccagtaataataattaatattttggccatttgtcatACACTTAAACTATTATCCCCTCATCAGGCATCCCAgccactttttggaaaatctgaTTGGAAAAATAGGCTGTACCAGTTCAAAATATAGGCTCTTTATAGGAGCTAAAAGTAGATTTCATACTAAAACAAGTAACTTGCGTCATGTCTTTTGATATTGGTGGGCAGGTTTGGCAAAACCCATAAATGGCGGACAAAAAAGCGATTGCAAATTTCAACTGCTTCTTGTGGGAACACAGAGTTtactcaaaacaaaaactctgcaACAAATTTAAGTAGTTTTGaatcataattattttaatattaaatttaattaGCTTCACCAAATAAGAATCATTGGTAAGGGAATACTATTTTTACCGATAaagaattttgattttgttaATTCACAACAAAACTGCTTCACAGTGCAAAATGCAGATATCAGAATATGTCCTATTTATAGCAAATACAGGAGCATTTCTTGAAATATAGCCTCTTTATAGGATCCTGTACAAATTATTGGATACATGTAAATAGGAAATATAGGAGGTCTGGGATGCCTGCCACATGAAAATTTAGCAAACTTCAAGCATCATTCACCTGGTTTTTAAGACATGAAAAATGAACAATCACTATAGGAATTAATAACAACGATTTACTTTAATTCTGGGAAGTGTCATGAAGGGCCAGACTTATCTTGATAATGTttataacaataaattattacgGTAGTTTAGTAACCACTCTTGTCTCAAACAGAAAGATTAAATCTAGCAGAGGCTTCTCTCTTGTATGGCTTTTAGCTTTTACGGAGTCGTTCGTTTGTTTACACGCCGTGGTTTGTTTACAAGCCACGCGAATGACTTCATAAATGCTACATGTAAAAgtcatgcaagagagaaaaaagtgCTCGCCGGCCAACTTACAGCTGTAGGTATTCTCTTTCAAAACAATCACCTACGTTTATCACTGACAACTCCAAACACATTGTAAACCAGTGTTCTCCTCATCAGACACTGTAACTGGAAAAATTTACGACCTGAAGCAACAGTTCTTACCGCCTACAACCacttgaaggtttactaaaGTTAATTAATAAATAAGTAGTCTTAAAAAATATGCAAGTTGTGATCTCATCCAACTCTCACAAGGAAATGCTGGAATGAATACATGTATATGGAAAAGTACTTAAGTATACAGCTGTTCTTTTACAAGCAACGTATTTTGGAAAGAGATCGTTTCAGACAGAGTAAAAGTTTTGGAATCAAATGTTTTAAATTGTTGCTTGAAGATAACAACGGCTGATTtgtgtaaaattctgaaaataagcgaAGGGAAATTTGCTTTTCAAAATCGGCTAGGCTTATACTTGGAATGAAATTTGTGTCtaaaaatcgattgggctagtttatggttggaaggaaatttatgtcagtaatttgcaaGAAGTTTTTACTGACTGAACCTGTCGTGAGGACGTAGATCTTTTTAAACGGGTTTCAATAACAATTGAAGTACATGTAGCCAGCAGGTTTAAATAGACAaaccgactgtatcaacaaggggGTGTTAATCCCCTTCTTCCGGGAGGTGTCTTGGGGCATGCTACCccaggaaaattttggaatttcaaagTCCTAAAATGCGATTTCCAGTGTTCCCGGGACTTAATTGAGCACGTCAGAAGAGCGtatttttcaattaaaaacATATAGCTTTCATTCAGGTTTCACAGCCACACAATCAATTAatgacatatttttttgtttaggaCATTTTTAAACTAATTGCTTcctttttgaggaaaaaagtAGCTGACTGCTCTGAGCAAAGTAGCCGATGTGTTTTGTCGGTCGTCAGTGCTTATTGAAATCCCTGAAGACACAATGGCAAATTCATTTATTGAAATGCAATACTCCGCTAAAAGGTAAATTAATGTTAAATGATAAAGTATGGAGCACAAAGTATCTTAACAACTAGAAACCCAAGTCAAGAGTCAGGAGTGAACTACGCAAACAGCAATAAACTGTAACACTTTTTGACTGCAATCACTTTGGCACATGTAATAGTTCTtaggcaaataaaaaaaattatatgttgctgtactgtttttgctttgtctgtttttttgtatttgagggcaatttccaagtacaagcccccaagAGCTTAGAGATTTAACGAAGGTGTTTTTGTGTTCAAATTTGGGGGGCTAATATTTTCAGTTTGGAGGGGCTTGTACGATCATGGAGGGGGTAATTTTCGGGGTGTTTTACAGTAGGTCTTAaccctggagattttgccgaaaaacacgTTTTGAAGCTATAGTAATCAAGTGGTTCTCTGGTCATTGTCGTACTGTAacgagctaaaacttaccacaaagccgTTTACAGGTCATACACTTCACGGACTTTGATCCGGATACAAAATATTTAAGCTTGCAAAGTTCAAGCATGCGCAGAAAAcaagcagtcttgacttttacttttctctttccctcctcccctctttttttgctttttttgcctcattttttttctcttgctgggcatttagtaggctttattttggtgggaaaaagcttttaggatcttaggattagatgaaaggaaaggtaggtgggtaatggaacaagattagGGTcagtcaatgttacatggttttttgcctttttctctggtgtccttgacggaattgtgctcattctggtacggtctgaaagatctcttcactctgcacaagttggCGGACAAAATTGTCCTTGAACAtcaaaactgatgatgtcacaagcggtagaaAGGGCATGGATCTGCACGGGGAGTTATGGGCagctcaggggcgaatgggttaaaatgagggaatgacatttcagagaacttagctcctaaatttccCAGTGAGGGCAGGGTCATGTCCCTAACTTcacttcccctcccctcccctccccaggAAAGTGCGTCTCTGGcgcatattttttgccttactgtCCATTAATGGTCCCTCACTTGCTGAGCTAAAAATTAGGGGGAACATTGGTAAACACTGTTAGCTTAAAAGCACGCACATTTTTGGTCTTTATTAATAAGATCTTCACCATTTTGAACTATAAGTTAGGATGTTTTACCGTTACAGTGCAATGTGCTTACCCCAATGACGTGGTCATCAGTATCACTAGTATTCTGCTTCCTCGTAAATTCTATCATCGTCCTGCCATCCACTTCAGTAAGATTTGTTACAATCCAGTCAGACTCCTGTTTGGCATCTGGGGTGGGATGGACATTCCCATCTGTCATGTAATCCTGAGAGATACAAGTATCCAAAGATTGATGTTAACAATCAAATCAAACAAAGTTATGATGGTGTGATGCCCGCAACTGTCACTGACTACAGGGGAATTTCACTTGTAAGTTGGAAAGTGCCAAACTTAAATACTGTGATGCTAGTGATGTCTCCCAGTAGCCTGTCATTTTGTCCATGGATCCAAAAAATATGCAAGTGTATCCATTGTATGTAAAAATATTGCCATTCACAAGAAAGGTGACATTAAGAGGAAGAAGGAAATCAACTCTTTGCCTGTCACATACATAatactttattgttacctccccAAAGGAAAGGAACAATCATTATTTAAAAGCATTACATTATTTATAATAACTAATCACAATACTCAACTTAATGCTAATtacaatgtttttaaacttaactACAAAGTATTTACAACATTGTCTAAAAGCTGGCTCCTTAaggaacatttaaaaatttgaaGAGATTGGCTTAATTTAAGAAAAGGTTCCAAATTGTTCCAAAGCTTAACAATCCTGCAATAAAAGGTTCTCATTCTGGAGGCTGTTCTGAAAAGAGGGATGTTTAGCTTTTGGCTACTCCAAGTTGTTCGCTTGCTAACTTGCTCATGGGTAATAAATCGGGACGTAAGATATGGATATTCATGCATTTGAAGGACATAATAGCTTGGTGATAGTACGGTTGGTCCTTAACAGGCAACCAAGAGaggcttttttttcttgagtacAAATATACCTGTATTTCAGCCACACCGCTGTTCCAAATGGAAATGATAAGGGGCGGTAGCTGTAGATGTACTTATTTTCTAGAATAAATGGAAATTACATGAAATGTCTAGCTACAGGTTTTTGTACAATCATACAATATAGAGCTTCAGTAACCACGAAGATGACAACATGAAAAAACAGTTGGTTTTATGAGcgaaacaacagctctgcatgTGCACCACACTTTTTAGTActtttctttgacgtccaccaCACAACTACGATGTGAAAAAGTCTCTCTAATGTGACGTTTTATGGGCGATGTGAACACACAATGACTAAttctacctttttttttaactcaggATACAGGCCTTTAAGAATTGATTAAAATCTGGGAAAAATCAcccacatttgacaaattgagcgtgtctaaataattatttgtaataaattttgaaaagtgaaaattcatttctttagTGATGTTTTCACTGCCATTTTCATAGTtcttgcttaagctccctaataagaAAGGGAACAGAACTCATGAGTGATGTTACCGTGCTGATTGAAGGAAGACTGGAAGTTTCCAGCGGAAATGAAAGttgattatcttttttttgaCAAGGTTTTttacaaagaaagaaaggacTCAAGTGATTCAGCACGGCGAATGTAAGCACTTTACATGTACTATCACAGTGttaaaagaacgaaagtgtGCTTGCTTCACTTCAGAAGAGAAGACTCACAAAACTATTTGAATAGGAGAATTCCTGAGAGATGGTTCTGTAACTTTCAAGTTTGCTTTACCGGTTCTCTTaccaaaaaaaggttaacattCTCGAGAACGTGTGAATCCGCCGGTGCGACTTAACAATCCTTAGTTCACTTCTGTGCATCAAATGTTTACAACGAGGCCGAATGTTCTCACAGTTTTCACCATCCTGTGTTCAAGAGTTTGGGTAGTGCCATAAAAGTagcaatttttggaaaactgCTGTTAGTTTATCTCAAAACTTTTTGTCAAGTGGCTAAAATAGATCACACGCAAGGGCAAGTACAATGTTTGAATACTTGCACACTCTTTCCCTGCCagaacctttttccttcttcttactTTGTTAGTTTGCGACAGTTCCTCTGTTAGTTTTTTCAGTACACTTTGATCAAAGGACTGTTCTTGAAACATGTCGCTTTCTTCTTCACAGGCTACGCTTGTAGGATTAACGGGTGaatgttattgttgtgtttcaTTCATCTGAGCTGAATTACAATTCCTGGCCACAGTTTGTTTCTGCTATTCAAACTTACCCTGGAAAGTTAAACTGCTCTCGCCAATTTTGACCCCTGTAGCACactcaaagtttgtttttattgaattctCTCCAGAGCTTATGAATGTGATAAAgttgtataaaaatataaatgtaGGCCAAACCGAATACAAGTTGAAAGGGATGGTGCAATCATGTAATAAACATTTTACTTGCGCAGTTCTCAGTCAAGAAAAATGGACCTATATTGATGATCTTTGTTCCGATGTAAAAGAGTTTTCCAATTTGGctgcactgaaaaaaaagtttaaggAAGGATGGTTTTCGCAATATATGAACTAAGCAACACATTTTGTAAAGTAACAGATTCCTTAGCTTACAGTAGCTCAATGAGAGATGAAAATCAGGGGGAACTTAAGCTAGATGTGTGTGTAATAACTCAGTAGTTATTGCTAAGACAGgacattatttttatgaattctGTACTAAACACCTCTCATATTTATTCTTATGCAGTTGACAGTTTTTTGGAGGTTACATCATGTTTTTTTCCCACATTTATCAAATTTGACTGTGAGAATTATTATAACTTGTATTAGCAGAccacaaatgtaataacaacACATGTTCATAATTTTGATATAATTTACTGACTGTTACCAGTAGATATATTTTATGACGTTCAtgttcaaattcaaattctatTCAAATTATTCAACACATAAGCTCTTAAACTGTTTGACCCAAAATAGATACATATTAGCTTGTTGTttgattaaatttttaaaaaaattaacatatctGTCTTTATTACAGTAGATAAAAGACATCAAGTCCATTAGGGAGAGCTACTTACAACAAATCTGACTTGTGCAATAAACTGAGGCCAGAGTCAGCTCATTATTGAAATGCGCCATGACTGAAAACAACCCATTTGACCTACGCCTCAGTCCCATGCGAGTGAAACCAGGGATAAGGCAAAAAGCATATGATGATAATAAAACCTCTCACCTTGCACTTTCCAGATTTATTCAAATAACAAAGCCTCTCAGATAAGAAACAAGAACCCCATAAATGGGGGTACAATGGTCTGCCAACTTGTGTGACAATTTGGTTCTgcgacatgacatgacatgaaaGCAGAGCTATTGGTCCAGACTGACATTTTTTGCCGATTACTTTTCTGTCCTCCAACTCTCGTGTATTATAAATTTAATCGTCTTCTTCCCGTATTTTCCAGATCTTGGATAAAGTAGATAACATTATTCAAGTTCATGGAACGTCTTCACAATCATGACATAAAGATATCATAAAATGTGAAATGACCCCAGAGAAATATTTGCATGAATGTATGCTTCATGCTTGATTGGCTTTCTACTAGAACGCGAGTTCAATCacatcagaaaagaaaaatgtcaataaataaataaataaaaacactaCTTGTCCTCGAATTGTTTCTGTTTGTCCTCTTTCAAAGGACTTGAAGGAAGAAATTATTTGCTAGGACCCATTTAGAAATACCTGTCGATTAAGAAATACCTGTCGAGAGATTCTTTAATTACTTTGGTTCATGCTTTTATAACCAGCCGTCTTGACTAttgtaatggtttattgtttggCTTACCAAATGTGCAGATCGCTAAATTACAGCGTGTACAAAATGCAGCAGCAAGACTTATTCTTGGCATTGGAAAGTTTTCTCACATTACACCGGCGCTTTATGAGCTGCACTGGCTGCCGGTTTCTTTGCGTATTGACTataagattttacttttgactTTCAAATGTATTTATGGCCTAGCGCCAACTTATCTTAGCGATCTTATTAGtataaaatcgaattcattataTAATCTTTATAGGTCTACTGGTAAGCTCTTATTGGACCATCCCAAGGGAAAGATGCTTACAACATTGGGAGCGAGATCATTCTCAGCAGCAGCTCTGAAACTCTGGAATGAGCTACCTGTGGAGCTTCGTCAAGCAACATCACTTGACAGTTTTAAATCTCGACTTAAaacctatctttttaaaaagtatttttatagtttgtaacttagtttattttattctcacggtaatgtattttgttttcttttaaacatatAATTGTAAAGCACTATTGATCAGCAAATGTaaataagcgctatataaattggtaaattattattattattattattattacccaACACCTGAAGCTGAAGTTTGTATTCGtgcttgcattatttttttgatttGATTATATCACTGGCAAATCTTTGATACGACAATGCCGCACTCCAGGCTGGATTATTCAAGTTGAATGTATAAGGATTCGGATTcaattcactcagtttcctagcCTTAACCATTAAACTTAAGAGTAATTGCTGTTTGGTGTTCCTATTTTTGTACTTGTTTATTATTGACACAGCATATCATAGAGCTCGAGTGTGATCCTTTTATAGTAAGACATGCTGTTGTTTTCATCAACACATAAACTTTCAGTTGAACTTTTCCAGGCAGCATCtgagttgttttatttttttcccatacaacaGCTCACAGTGCAGTGTTCAGTCGATTTATTGCAATCATAGTTTGCTCATCATTTATGCTCACAGATAGTTCATAAAGTTTGCTCATTTCATATTACAAGTCTTACATTTCTCTTTGAGTTCACAGACCGGTCTGTCCCAAAAACGCTCACAATCATCTTTGAGTGTGGACCTACCATGAACGCTGTATGGATGTGTATGCGGAGTGAGCATTGCCTTGGTCCAGTTTCCAAACATGAATTTCCCTCTTCAAATTGATTCAAATGCAACCGATCGTCCCTTCGCAATATAAAGTGTTGGAACTGAAACGTGTTTCAATCCAGGCTCTTTTACAGTAGTGACAGAAAGTACTGAGGGGACAGGAGACAAGTGAAAGGAGCTTTTTACAAGAGGCTTACTACGCAAtcaatttttcctgttttttagGTGATAAGATAGGACTATTATCTTTAgacaagaatattatttttgttccCTTACCACTACCATTTTCATCAGTAATTACCCACTACTTTTGCTCAAAAAGAAAGACGTTTAGCAACAACGCAGGGGAGGGGGACGGGAAACCTGatccgtccgccattttgtctttttcccGCACGGGCGAGGCGGTCTCCATTTTTTGATTGGGCTTTGTCCGGGGCAGCCCAATAAAAAGGGTTGGAAAAAAACAGGGTCATTCCCTGTACAAAGTTTCACTTCAGAAGATATTCTACAATCCATAATATAAAAAAAGTGGGGGCAGCTTTAGTGAGAACTATTGCTAGTCATAATTCAATGGAAATTTTTCTTAGATAAAAGAGGGGGGCattgggattttcggttttggctattttttagatcggtttttcggtttttgttgcaaaagacttcggtttttcggttttggtggTCATTGCGGTTTGcggatttttcgttttttagcatctggttttCGGTTTTCGTGAAAAATCCTAGccgtttttcggttttggtacctgatgtggtttttggtttttcctaTTTTGTCCTATTTTGGGTTCCGGTTTCTGTTCGATTTGAGCAGCACTTGATCTCGAATAGCCGCGAAACGCCAAAGTTATTTagaggaatgcgtgacaaaatAAATGTCATGGTAGGGGATCAAGCATCTCCCTTGACGCCCTGCAAGACTTTGACCTCGCAGATCAGGGCGACCATTTGGTCAGTTTGTGAGCTATGGCTTCCAACGTGCCTCCCGCACCGGAACGAAATGGAAGAAGCAATTGTGGATTGTGTTGCGTTTTTTTACGACTGCTGTTTTGAGTATCTGTTTATTACCACATTAAACCTTAGAGCAAGTTCCTGCTGCCATGTAAAACTGAAAAGGAACTACCGTAATTGTACCGGTTAGCTTCCTCAGTGTCGACTCAGCTCAGTGCAATCGCATGTTAGACAATCGAGTCTCCAAACTTTCAGGTGTTAGTTATCAAATGGAAATGTTCAATTAGAGATTTTCGATTGAAGTTTCCAGAGCTATAgctttttgcaactgcaaaaTTGCAATTCTAAAGAGGACTTGTGTGCAAATTCTCCTAAGTTAACTAGGCTCAATAACTAGTGGCTTTTCGGAAATTGAGCCACAAAGTCCGGGCTCGAGGGAGCGGCAGAAACAAAGCCTATGATTTAAGCAGACACACAAAGATACAAAGGCTTCAGACAAAGTTCATGACATTCACAAGTACTTTGGTGAAATTAGTGTTAGTTTAGTTTGCTCTGTATGCcccacttgtcaccattgtattggtttttgacggttttgtatgcggttttcggttttggccgaattttttttgcggttttggatgatttttttcttctgttttgcgGTTTCTAATATACCCCAATGCCCCCCTCATAAAACACGCAACATTTCAGACATTTATAATTTCATGTCTCGTTTAAACTCAGCCGACGAAATGTACGTGACCATTACTGAGTAAAAAATTGATCATGAGAGGACAAGTCTACACTTTGTCCCTAGTTTAACCCACGTTATTCACCCGACATTTATGGGAGAAAAGAACGTACAGACACACATACTTGCACATCATACgtacaaaaaatgaacttgaacttgaactttatttttatttaaacatggtaaatctatcagataaaataataataataaaaaattacaatctactttaatctatataaacatgatctaaaaatttaaatagtaaagatagagaaaataaagaaattctgctttacatagatgccgtgtgcgttttatcgattcagtcaaagaaatcgcgacaaccatttcgaaaagatttaagtgattttgcttgccgcaattcaggggacaagctgttccagataaccACACCATTATAGCTAAGGTATccggtcgtttcgcctacgGGTCGTTTCGCCCACAGTCTGTTCGCCTACGAATAGAGTCGATTCGCCTACGAATGGCTAGAAAAACAACGCGCTAAAACATCTAAGTTCGAATgtctttaaaaactttattatggCGGAACCCAGTCGTCTACGAATAGAATGTGTGAAAgatattttgcttaaaatgaTTTAAGAAACG from Porites lutea chromosome 1, jaPorLute2.1, whole genome shotgun sequence encodes the following:
- the LOC140945710 gene encoding DBH-like monooxygenase protein 1 homolog, with amino-acid sequence MVGKCSFICCVLLFVSSVRGIDYSHTELLNGTAYKVHWMFDNGTETFYFKVEVNTTGWVGFGVSQLLFPGKEGLEWNRNSMDHYDVIVGGVDENGTKYYKDYMTDGNVHPTPDAKQESDWIVTNLTEVDGRTMIEFTRKQNTSDTDDHVIGPGLRWIVWSYHNSSDVTTKPDWQKHTANGHYEIDFIKLPREPPVVEYVRTEAPTSGAFAASVIGNFLLIIVGLIFFY